attaaaagttTGTTGcataatgtttcatttaaatacatgtatcattttaatataatttgataaaatatgaaCTTACAAATATGTTCAGCTATAATATATGGATCTGGTGATGTCTGCTTCTCAATCAACTTTATGATTCTGTTTAAACGACAAGTTATGTTACACATTTCCGgttctttaattttttgtaataaattatattttagatCCCAAAAGTACTCAATCCTGCGCTGATTGCAAGCGTTATGTAGTTCTTTCAACATCTGTAATTCCAATTagtatgtaatataatattgtataaatttgtacgCATCACTTGCAGTATATTACtttaagaaagaataatgTGAAAGGAATTCTATCGAAATCCTCTTCAAACATCATCAATTTATGCAGGAATAacgtttctataaaataacTGGCAATACTCTTCCAGTTTTGCGTGTCTCTCAGTTTCTGCAAGTATGATAGTTAGCTCTGTGGAATGTtaagatttataaaaatatttaattcactAAGAAACCTTCATCTGACGTATGACAGGTTTTATACGGCTATATCTTGTAAGAAGTTCGTTTTCCTGGTGGCAAAAGTTAAATCTCCAATGTAGCTTTTCATTCCAATCATTATTGTTTGTAGGTAATGGTATCGCATACCatactttgtttttatactaaaaacaaaatacatttgtttcaatattgaAGAATACATTTAGAAACATAGTAATAAAAGGTACTAACagtttgaatttcattcattcttACAGAAGATCCATGAATATTATACTTCTGAAAAACTAATGCAGGAGCTAAATCAATATGTATATCTTCACTTTCTTCAGAAATACTTAATATTAGAGTAAATGCTGGACcgctcttttttattttaaattttctagtGGTACCATCTCTGTTTTGCatttgtaatgtatatttatttccgTTTTTTGGTAATGTTTGAAAAACTTTACTTAAAATTCCTTCAATCCATTGACGAACATTATCTGGATCAAGGCACTCTTGGGAAATAAGTTTCTGAAAACTCCTGAAGAATATATTGACGGTAATTgcaatatcatttattattataaaaatatatattttttttcgtcatACTTTCTGATAGGATTTGAAGAATTATACTTTAATGAAAACTTTGTCAATGAGGCATTTGTTACATGTATTTTAGTAAATCCTGGTTGATTCGAGGAAAGCTGAAAGCGAatacattttgcataagtacattaacatttattctacGAATAAATCATGTTAATAACAATCTTACTCTTATGCCTTCGTAATCA
The sequence above is drawn from the Hylaeus volcanicus isolate JK05 chromosome 2, UHH_iyHylVolc1.0_haploid, whole genome shotgun sequence genome and encodes:
- the LOC128872822 gene encoding cyclic GMP-AMP synthase-like receptor isoform X1, which encodes MMENTNLKKYLSNDIVFCMINKMFITLDPAEVKRSNMYLEIVRALIQLMRNEDPLFAESYQEIIYCGSFYKGTKVGKPNEYDLNIVLKFPIDYEGIRLSSNQPGFTKIHVTNASLTKFSLKYNSSNPIRKSFQKLISQECLDPDNVRQWIEGILSKVFQTLPKNGNKYTLQMQNRDGTTRKFKIKKSGPAFTLILSISEESEDIHIDLAPALVFQKYNIHGSSVRMNEIQTYKNKVWYAIPLPTNNNDWNEKLHWRFNFCHQENELLTRYSRIKPVIRQMKKLRDTQNWKSIASYFIETLFLHKLMMFEEDFDRIPFTLFFLKMLKELHNACNQRRIEYFWDLKYNLLQKIKEPEMCNITCRLNRIIKLIEKQTSPDPYIIAEHILNTDELRLLKLEYDRRQNNNQDIRLCIMMTLLK
- the LOC128872822 gene encoding cyclic GMP-AMP synthase-like receptor isoform X2, coding for MRIHYLQNRIKKLFIVEVFIKLSSNQPGFTKIHVTNASLTKFSLKYNSSNPIRKSFQKLISQECLDPDNVRQWIEGILSKVFQTLPKNGNKYTLQMQNRDGTTRKFKIKKSGPAFTLILSISEESEDIHIDLAPALVFQKYNIHGSSVRMNEIQTYKNKVWYAIPLPTNNNDWNEKLHWRFNFCHQENELLTRYSRIKPVIRQMKKLRDTQNWKSIASYFIETLFLHKLMMFEEDFDRIPFTLFFLKMLKELHNACNQRRIEYFWDLKYNLLQKIKEPEMCNITCRLNRIIKLIEKQTSPDPYIIAEHILNTDELRLLKLEYDRRQNNNQDIRLCIMMTLLK